AAATTGATAATCCCGTGacataatatctttatttggGAATTTTCGAACTTTCCTTTCCgttagattttaattatttatcccacaattacattttcaagGTACAAAActgaacgaaatgaaataaacttGACTATGGTATTTTCTAATCCCATAATCATAGAAGATTTTTGTTCAGACGTGACCTGGTTATCAGGTTAATTCTTCGTCGTCCAACTGCGGATGTCTAGTAGTCGtttgtatatttgaaatacatatatgtatgtgttatatttttataaacttcgTCAGCCAAATACAACAAGGCAGAAACCTTCtgacaaatttaattaccCCCATATTTCGTGCGCGTTCTAGTTTTTGTCCATGTGACTACCAATTTTCATAGAAGCAGAAGAGatcacattttatttattcatcattgaattttatccTTCTCTTCATTGGTTCTatctttatttcgtttctttctttcgtttatataaATCAGATTGAAGGATCTATTAGTTAATAAGTATCAACATCTACGTGGCAGGACTGAGGCAGGAAAGAAAGGTATGGTCACTGATATATACAGACGATATTGTGCTGATGGCGGATAGAGAAGAGGAGCTAAAGGAAATGCtaaagagattaaaaaaaatgtttaaaggaAACCGAATTGGCACTGAGCACGGAAAAGACCAAGGTAGTagttttcgaaaaaagaaggaacaaaaggaaacaaagaaaatggaaatgagGAGAACAAGAATTAGAAGAAGTGGACGAGATAAGATACCTAGGGTACATACTACAGAAAAACAGCAATGATAAGAAACACATACAAGATAGGAAAAAGAGAGCAACAGtagcaatgaagaaaacatggagcgtggaagaaaaaatattcaaacaggactacaagaggagaatgaagatgTTTGGAACATTGGTAGAGAGCGTGGCGCTGTTTGGAGCAGAGGTATGGGGTTGGAACATGGAAGGAAGATTAGataggataaaaagaagatatgtgaaatggatcttaggtttagaTATGACAACACCAAACTATATACTGATAGAAGAGTGCAAGCTAAAAGAAATCAAggaaaaaggattaaaaagaGCAGCAAGGTATGAAGAGAAAACCTTAGAATCAAAAAAGGAACTGGTAAAagagtgcataaaggaaagagagaaaaactggggaaatggccaagaagggaaaaaagcaagaaagagaaagaagggactagaaaaggtgaaaaatggagggacacagatggaagcaagagaagagcaagaaaggtTGGCAGCAGaccaaattatagaagaaagaagaaaaagagaaacagaagagagggggaaaaggataagggaatccaaatataacagacattacagaaaaataaccAAAGAAGAGCTACCAAAGTACTTAGAAGGGAGGATAAAGTGGGAGGACAGGAAAATTCTAGCTAGATTCAAATATGGAAACGAAACCAAAGCGAGGGAATACTgaaaagaagagggagaaaaaagatgcagactatgtaaaaggaaggaagaagacctgagacatataatagaagaatgcgaaataacgggaggaccaaaggACATAGAAAAAACATTAAATCAGACTGGAGAAGAACTAACAGaactaaaagcaataatagagaagagaagagcaaTACAAGACAGGGAGGAACGACAAGAAGGAGGCAAAAGCCCaaaagttgcaatagtttttagttattagtttttagtttttagagatagaataattaaGGGAGTGCAATATAATAGAGTGGATATAATAGAGGAgaggtagatatataagaagcGAAATAGGTAAAACAGATATAAAACCAGAAGCTCGTCCAAAGTCTACAGACACGGActaagcaataataaataataaataataataagtaaattcGTAGTACTCGTTGTGGGTTGTCGTGTCAATATCGAAGCCTTTCAATAGTATGTGATTTACATTATagataatgtaattttactataataaattatgtaaataatgtgtagaatataataaataatgttatttatcaattatataatgataaatatatatgcaaGGTCGGTCATAAAAGttagtttcattatttaattgtaaataaatatttatttatctcatataatgcatatatttcttaaatattatttaatggaAACATTCAATGATAttcattacataatatttattgatataaattatatatttctttatgagTTTGAATATATACGTTGTTTAAATCAAATAACTgtatcgatatttaaataaaaattttaataaatataacaaatgaaaatatatattatactttttaaatatagggATTCATTTAAcacgtagtaaaatatattaaaaagaattaatgtttaattattttctttctatcagTAGCTCGTTTGAATAGTCTGTACTGAAACAGTAAACTACAAAGAACACGAATCAGCTGTGAACtgtcaaatttttgtattgttaCAGATTTGTTAACATTTATAACTTGTTTGACTTGAAAATATTAAGGTaagaaatggaattatatGGTTCctacttttatcttttagcatgaaaagtattaataggttttaatatagaaaataacgatatacacACAAAAGTAAGGTTAGAAACGTTTGTTTTTGAAAGAAcgtttttgtaaatatagGAAACAGGTGATGCACAATGTCTCCTGACCCTACACAAGAACCCATCGAGGAATCATTAAATATACCAAATTTACCTCTTGATAGAGGAACGAATGCATCAGATAGTGAAGATGATGATATAGGAATGGCAGGATATGTACCACTATCTCAGATTCCTGCTGACAGTGATCCGATGTTGTATGAAGACGAagtatgtttattatttaatgaaatatttcatttatatataacgaGTACTTATATTACacaatttcttcatttcttagGATGATGAATGGATAACTAGCGCAGCTGAAACTAATCAAACACTGAGATCCCCAATATTAGAATCACAGGATGTATGAATTCTTTTAGATTTAAGGAGCAATGTTACTGTATTtgtcttttaatatttttattgataatgttttatattccTTATAGGACTGTATGTCAGAAACAATAGAAGTTTGGTCATCTCCTCACAATCGGTCTAACATAGATATGGATGCAGATAAAATCAATCAAGTGAAATCTATGATGGCATCTTTTACTTTACCAGTTACAGCAATTCCAGAGTGGGCAAAAGCTATATCAGAAGAACAATGGAAGGAACAACTTATTGGACGTATTAAAGAAATGCAAAAtagagaaaagtaaatttaaatatttcttaattaattcttttatataaaattatgtatatagattaatacaaattaaagcAATCTTCTTTTCCAAGTTATAAACTTGATATccattaataaatgttaaatttccaaataagcAAAGTTAGTGTATACATTTAATTGTATACAGTAGACAAATCTGATATCATGTAAactataacaaataaaaatatttattttactttaattaaactttcacttaatatatttttatatatgccctatataagaatattttgtattttattatagtcAATACACTTCACTTTATACCAGCACTaagtttttatttgtttgtgaTAAATGATTACATGAATATATGGTATGATACTGTTCAACATATGAAATCATGCTTCTGTCCAGTCATACACTGCAAAGAACACACTTGTATTAATGATATCAAATAAAGGTACAATGACACTTATAGTTCGAGATCTGCATCGATACTGGCAGCTTTTTTGggatttaatttcaatcgtaAAGTGGCAACATCGTCTTCTATTCTTACCAATTTTCGGAatttctgaaagaaaaatatgatttaaattttgtaaaattgagaaattacaaaaaaattgtattatttaattaataagatgattgaaaaaaatgtttagttAATGTACCTCAGAGATAGTTCCAGATGTTGTGAAccaaatataaatcatatatcCAGGAATACATAACATTGAAGAAAGACCACAAAGCCATCCTAACACGTGACTCCACCATGGATATTCATACGTAAGATATTTTACGGGAACGAACTTAATTATGTTAAAAGCAAAAACGCCCtaatttgaaagtttattttaaCTAGACATGAtcagaaatgtaaattaacaattatatgtatgtgtcTAACAAtggaatttgttattttaccACACAAACAGCAGGAGTAGTGAAGGTCCAACATATTTTCCACCAGTAACATGGATAATAACCAATCATATCACGAATTCCATCGTAGAAACGATTTACACCGAATGCCCACGAGACGGCAATGCattcaaagaatattaaaaacaggAGGCAAAATCCACTAATGGCATACGAATCCAAAAGTTGAAAAACATACATTCCTCCCTGAAAGGATTATGAAAATACTCTTTTCTGTGATTGATTTATAtacaatgataaaatttaatttttgttaattactCACTTCAGTAACGCAAGAAAGACCAATAAGATACGAGATAAAACAGACGATTGCTatgaataattcttttctttttctgagAAGACGCGGCCATTCATCTACCGCGGCTGTTATAAAGCCTTCAACTGTACAAAACTGTAAGACATAATAatcgattatttcattttcgtcacattaaaatattttaaattacctgACTGTCCAAACCAATAAGGATAAgcataaaaaagaataaacaaGACCAAATTGATGATCCTGGTAATTCTAGAACTGCGGAAGGATAAACCAGGAAAGCTAAACCTGGGCCTAGttaaaacatttacaaaatataagatattagCACCAacaacagaaattaaaagcagtttaatttaatattaattatcataattaccAGAAGCTGCCACGTCCGCCACAGGTTTTTGTTGTTCGTGAGCCATGAAACCAACAACGGAAAATATAACAATGCCACTAAGCATACTAGTACATGAATTCACTGTACAAACAATTAACGCATCCctaaaataaatgcaatattttatatgacaACACATAAATAAACGcgatattaattgaattaaatgtaattaaaattatttgaaagaaatatattacgtttaaATAGAACGTAAGTTACTTACTtgtaaacattattattaaatttattgtaacttCCAAGAGCAACCAATGCACCTAGACCCAGCgcataagaaaaaaatatttgagtcACCGCATCTATCCATACCtacaaacatttattaaattattgacaGAAAAGCGAAAAAAGTAACAAGATTCTAATACCTCGGGATCAGTGAGTTTTGAAAGATTTGGCGttgcataatattttaagCCTTCTATTGCCCCTGGTAGGGTCAATCCCCTGACCAATAAAACTGCTAACAATGCATATGGAAATAATGATGTAAAGTACACAAcctatacaaaaattaatatcgattataagtcaattttacttataaattataaataattatggaaTCTTACTTTTCCAGTCCATTTCACACCTTtccaaatacaaaaataacacATGATCCACACGATAGCCAATGTACCTGCTAGTTCCCATCTTATTGAACCTATGTTTTCTATACCATCAGAAATTTGAAGAGTACGCCTcctttttagaataaaaatgatatatacgAGTATAGAACAAGAACTACAGTAGGTAGTTCTTCTTGTGTCATACAAACTTACTCCCAAAATTCTTTCACTGGATCGTTCAGTAAAGTGTGGCTTAAATTACCAATCGAAGTAGAACATAtcgtatcttcttcttcggGCCAACATAACGCCTCTAAACGTTCTGAAGATGTGAGACAGTAACGTGTATTCCAAGGATTGCCGCATGTTCTCCATGGCACATCTATGTACATGTTtaactaatatttaaaaaattctatttgctgtgaaatcgtattaatattatgtatgttattTTCGTACCAATTCGTAAAGAAaccaaaaagtaaaaaagtgCCCATGCCAATATAATGATATAGTATACGTTAGTCCAACAGGAAAGTACACAAGTGGCGTATCCAATGcctgtttgtaaaaatatttaatggtGAAGAAGTAGCGAAATGTTTAAGCGggtataattagaaatataaaccTTTGAAAATCGGAGCTATCTTAAAGACACCTAATCCTCCTATAGTCATCATCTGCCCTAATGATAACTCCATTAGGAACATGGGTACCCCGGCAAGTGCAAGAGCGATAAAATAGGGAACCATAAAAGCACCACCGCCATTTTTATAGCAGAGGTAAGGGAATCGCCATAAATTTCCTAATCCTATGGCCAAGCCTACTACGGATAGGATAAATTCGATCTTAAAACAAACAGACAAAAACAATTCgacattaataattaattgtcagttataatatagatacctgtatatcttttttgttatACATTTGTGTtgttataattcatataaatgcTTGTTATATGTTCACCTTACTGTTCCACATTCCTCGATCCGGCaatattttagtttctttaaaaGCCGAAGATTGCAAGCATTGAATTGCCTCAAAACGAAAATCTTGCTCTTTACTGCCATTTGAAACTCTTAAGGGTGGTTCAGCAAACAGAGCTTTTAATTCTTGAACAGGATTCACTGGCTTACATGGCAGAGGACTAGTGGACCTATCTACCTTGGGTATCTTAGAAGACCCGCTCGAAGGCATTATTTTCTGTCCGAAATActaaatcgatcgaattcaCCTCATCCTATTAATTCTTGTTTTAACCTGTaaacaaatatgaatttctaAAGAAACCTCTGATAATTGGCTTTCTGGTATTCTTGAATATTTAGAACACTGAATGTCCAATCTACAGCCATTTAAACGTCCAGATCTTGGgtgtttctttaaatgatGATTAATGATTAATGTCGTTTAATTTATGTACACTTTTCATATGTCTAATTAAAAAGAACGTGTACgctaaataaattgtaatatgcaGCAAGTAAAAGATAACGCGATCATTTCTGAAGAACTTTGAATATTCAGCAGTCATCGTAGTTACGTGAGATACTTCTACACAAGGGTCTTGATGATGATGGATGACAGACAACGAGCCACTTCCGGGAATCACGTTTGTCAAACGTTGTTCCCATCGAACAACCTTGTCCTATTTTAGATTAATCATCGGTGAAAGAAACGATGTCATCGGAGATCCACACGTGGAACAACGAACTATGCGATCGGCGGACGTCTCGTCACAATAAAATTCATCccgatttaaattttcaatttgccATGTAGGaggtagaaaattattcattagCAATTCTGTCGTTCCATTTCAAGTACCTACTCAATCCACACTTGGTGAATTATCATAGTTACAACTGAGAAACATATAAGATTCGTCCAACTTCCAATTGTAAACAAACTGCTGTATCGACAatcattaacaaattattcatGGGTGCAATGTCCTTTTAATGATACCATCCTCggtataaaacaatttacaacTTCTACACTTCAATTGTGTAATAAGCTCAATTGTATAGTGACTGACTTGAATGAATGAAGATAAATTAATCTTTAGGATATTTTCAGTCAATGTTACTGTCACCCTCAACGATTATGTCAATATACAAATAAACCAATAAACGTtaacgtaatacaatttacgatataaacaaaaatagcaaaaataatatttaaaaaatgtgaaatatgaaacaaacGTGCCAGgacgttaaaataaaaataaattcgcttatttttattagaagaCAAAATCCTGCTGATTATATCGTTTTGTTGAGACATCTCTATACTCTTCCAATAACTATATAAACTACGttttacgtataataataagaaagaagatacAACGAGAAGAAtcaaaataggaaaaaatcaCTCAAATCGAGAAACACATAACGTAATGTCAAATAGACATAACATAATGCACATAAAATGTTATGGATATAACCACTGACTACTTAAGTAGTATCTGACAGTCTATCGACAGTCATAATGTCTCACGGGAAAGGATACTCCTCTTTTGCAATATCGTTTAAACAATGTACGTACATGCACAATTTCACGAGTAGATATGAACTGAGATTTTCACTGGTCTTATATATCGATAACAGC
This DNA window, taken from Bombus pyrosoma isolate SC7728 linkage group LG6, ASM1482585v1, whole genome shotgun sequence, encodes the following:
- the LOC122568219 gene encoding sodium- and chloride-dependent GABA transporter 1-like, with protein sequence MPSSGSSKIPKVDRSTSPLPCKPVNPVQELKALFAEPPLRVSNGSKEQDFRFEAIQCLQSSAFKETKILPDRGMWNSKIEFILSVVGLAIGLGNLWRFPYLCYKNGGGAFMVPYFIALALAGVPMFLMELSLGQMMTIGGLGVFKIAPIFKGIGYATCVLSCWTNVYYIIILAWALFYFLVSLRIDVPWRTCGNPWNTRYCLTSSERLEALCWPEEEDTICSTSIGNLSHTLLNDPVKEFWERRTLQISDGIENIGSIRWELAGTLAIVWIMCYFCIWKGVKWTGKVVYFTSLFPYALLAVLLVRGLTLPGAIEGLKYYATPNLSKLTDPEVWIDAVTQIFFSYALGLGALVALGSYNKFNNNVYKDALIVCTVNSCTSMLSGIVIFSVVGFMAHEQQKPVADVAASGPGLAFLVYPSAVLELPGSSIWSCLFFFMLILIGLDSQFCTVEGFITAAVDEWPRLLRKRKELFIAIVCFISYLIGLSCVTEGGMYVFQLLDSYAISGFCLLFLIFFECIAVSWAFGVNRFYDGIRDMIGYYPCYWWKICWTFTTPAVCVGVFAFNIIKFVPVKYLTYEYPWWSHVLGWLCGLSSMLCIPGYMIYIWFTTSGTISEKFRKLVRIEDDVATLRLKLNPKKAASIDADLEL
- the LOC122568089 gene encoding uncharacterized protein LOC122568089, which translates into the protein MKKTWSVEEKIFKQDYKRRMKMFGTLVESVALFGAEVWGWNMEGRLDRIKRRYVKWILGLDMTTPNYILIEECKLKEIKEKGLKRAARYEEKTLESKKELVKECIKEREK
- the LOC122568220 gene encoding male-enhanced antigen 1 codes for the protein MSPDPTQEPIEESLNIPNLPLDRGTNASDSEDDDIGMAGYVPLSQIPADSDPMLYEDEDDEWITSAAETNQTLRSPILESQDDCMSETIEVWSSPHNRSNIDMDADKINQVKSMMASFTLPVTAIPEWAKAISEEQWKEQLIGRIKEMQNREK